In a single window of the Larimichthys crocea isolate SSNF chromosome XVII, L_crocea_2.0, whole genome shotgun sequence genome:
- the LOC104931934 gene encoding vitellogenin-1-like precursor (The RefSeq protein has 2 substitutions, 1 non-frameshifting indel compared to this genomic sequence) — translation MRAVVLALTLALVAGNPHSLVPEFAAGKTYVYKYEALLLSGLPEDGLAKAGLKISSKVLISAAAQNVFMMKVVEPEILEVSGVWPKDPLTPATKLTSAIAAQFMTPIKFEYANGVVGKMFAPEGISTLVLNVYRGVLNILQLNIKKTQNVYDLQEAGVQGVCKTFYAISEDEKAERILLTKTRDLDHCQERIMKDWGLAYTEHCVECQQGSKNLRGAASYSYILKEITSGILILEASVNELIQFSPFSEMNGAVQMNTKQTLVFLETQRAPIVPIEAQYLHRGSLQYEFSTELLQTPIQLFKINNVQAQIVEVLNHLVAHNVERVHDDAPVKFLELIQLLRAARFEDLEKIWNQFRTRATYRQWILDTVPAIGTPVTLRFIKEKFLADDLTVAEAAQALIASVHMVTASTEAIQLVEALSVHRKIVEHPVLRQIVLLGYGTMISKYCIDVAVCPAEFVKPIHDLLAEAVARGETEEIILLVKVLGNAGHPNSIKPITKFLPIHGTAAASLPMIIHADAIMALRNIAKKEPRMIQDLALQLYMDKALHPELRMLACILLFETRPAMGLVTTVANIVKTEENLQVASFTYSHMKSLTRSTAAINAALAASCNIAVKMLSPKLNRLSLRFSKAIQMDIYNSPLMLGAAASAFYINDAATILPRSIVAKTNAYLAGAAADVLEVGVRTEGLQEALLKNPALRDNVDRITKMKRVIKALSELRSLPAMTPLASVYVKFFGKEIAFANIDKAMIDQAIALATSPSVQAQGWNAIKALLSGVSFQIAKPLLVTEVRRILPTAVGLPMELSMYTAAVAAAAVQVKAATSPALPENFHLAHLLKTEIQLETEIKPSIAVNTFAVMGVNTAILQAAMISRARLNSIVPAKIVASLDIKEGHFKLEVLPVSVPEEVAAVYVETLAVTRNIEDLASAKMTPIIPAKVLQAVSRETLTSKIFSSAVDSLASSEIIQHDVADAKPIIKHKVQFDKKFCAKAVAIGLKGCLKVATDNAGFIRDVVLYKLAGSHSIALSLKPIEGEVIERLVMEVQVGPKAAEKLLKQINLSEEITEGRPVLMKLKKILAPGLWNTTSSSSSSSSRSSVSSSSSSRSTTRVKAVNPADPTRRLHSSSSSSSSRIASRSSSRSSIRSSSSSRSSSSSSSRSSSSSSRSSSSSSSSRRSSSRSVSTSSRTSSASSLASLFSASSSSSRSSARISKQVIHRHKFQKNHKKQGRTSLVTSAALSKSRSSASSFEAIRRQNKFLGNELAPAFAVIFRAVRADGKVMGYQLATYLDKPNTRLQIILAALAADDNWKFCADGAMLSMHKVTAKIGWGIECKQYETAITAETGLVGPDPAARLRVAWERLPSALIRNAKRVYDLIPAYMLSGLIKGKEASSAKQFSLTVVATSDKTVDFICKTPSHIVYKMAVHLPIALPLDEIKGLTPFDELADKIHYLFAKAGAVQCSFNGNTLTTFNNRRYKNEMPLSCYQVLAQDCTDELKFMVLLKKDHIEQNHINVKIADIDIDLYPKNTAVIVKVNGMEIPITNLPYQHPTAKILIRPKGEGIAVNAPSHGLHEVYFDKNSWTVQVVDWMKGQTCGLCGKADGEVRQEYRTPNGRVTKNAVSQAHSWVLPAESCRDSTECRMKLESVKLERQVNIHGQDSKCYSVEPVLRCLPGCFPVKTTTITVGFHCVPVASALNRPESLSSIYNHSVDLKETAEAHLACSCNAQCA, via the exons ATGAGAGCAGTTGTGCTTGCCCTGACTCTGGCCCTTGTGG ctGGAAATCCTCATAGCCTTG ttcCTGAGTTTGCTGCCGGTAAGACCTATGTGTACAAGTATGAAGCATTGCTCCTGTCCGGTCTTCCGGAGGATGGTTTGGCAAAAGCCGGTCTCAAAATCAGCAGCAAAGTTCTCATCAGTGCTGCGGCCCAGAATGTATTCATGATGAAG GTTGTGGAACCTGAGATCTTAGAGGTCAGTGGTGTCTGGCCTAAGGATCCTTTAACCCCAGCAACCAAGCTGACCTCAGCCATCGCAGCTCAGTTCATGACTCCCATCAAGTTTGAGTATGCCAATGGTGTTGTCGGAAAAATGTTCGCCCCTGAGGGAATCTCAACACTGGTCCTTAACGTCTACAGAGGTGTCCTGAATATTCTTCAGCTCAACATCAAGAAGACACAGAATGTCTACGACTTGCAGGAG GCCGGAGTCCAGGGTGTGTGCAAGACCTTCTATGCCATCTCCGAAGACGAAAAGGCTGAACGCATCCTTTTGACAAAGACCAGAGATCTGGACCACTGTCAGGAGAGGATCATGAAGGACTGGGGGTTGGCATACACTGAGCATTGTGTAGAGTGCCAGCAG GGCTCAAAGAATCTGAGAGGAGCCGCATCATACAGCTACATCTTAAAGGAAATTACTAGCGGAATCCTGATCCTGGAGGCATCAGTCAATGAGTTGATCCAGTTCTCACCTTTCAGTGAGATGAATGGAGCTGTCCAGATGAATACCAA GCAAACCTTGGTCTTCCTTGAGACTCAAAGAGCCCCAATTGTGCCTATTGAAGCTCAGTATCTTCATCGTGGATCTCTACAGTATGAATTTTCCACTGAGCTTCTTCAGACACCCATTCAGCTCTTCAAGATCAACAATGTACAGGCACAG ATTGTGGAGGTTTTGAATCACCTGGTTGCCCACAATGTGGAAAGAGTCCATGACGATGCCCCTGTGAAGTTTTTGGAACTCATTCAGCTCCTCCGTGCAGCCCGCTTTGAAGACCTGGAAAAGATCTGGAACCAATTCAGAACCAGAGCTACCTACAG ACAGTGGATCTTGGACACCGTCCCTGCCATTGGAACTCCTGTTACTCTGAGATTCATCAAAGAGAAGTTCCTGGCAGATGATCTGACTGTTGCTGAAGCAGCTCAGGCTTTGATTGCATCTGTTCACATGGTGACAGCAAGCACTGAGGCCATCCAGCTGGTTGAG GCCCTCTCAGTCCACAGAAAAATAGTGGAACATCCAGTCCTGCGTCAGATTGTCCTCCTTGGCTATGGTACCATGATTTCAAAATACTGCATTGATGTTGCTGTCTGCCCCGCAGAGTTCGTAAAG CCCATCCATGACCTCCTTGCAGAGGCTGTTGCTAGAGGTGAAACCGAGGAAATCATTCTGCTCGTGAAGGTTTTGGGTAACGCTGGCCATCCTAATAGCATTAAGCCAATCACAAAGTTCTTGCCCATACATGGCACTGCAGCTGCATCTCTTCCCATGATAATCCATGCTGATGCCATCATGGCTTTAAGGAACATTGCAAAGAAGGAGCCCAGAATG ATTCAGGATTTGGCTCTGCAGCTCTATATGGACAAGGCTCTTCACCCAGAGCTTCGTATGCTTGCATGCATCTTGCTGTTTGAGACAAGGCCTGCAATGGGTTTGGTCACAACAGTTGCTAACATTGTGAAGACAGAGGAGAATCTGCAGGTAGCAAGCTTCACTTACTCTCATATGAAGTCCCTGACCAGGAGCACCGCTGCTATCAATGCCGCACT tgctgCATCTTGCAACATCGCTGTCAAAATGTTGAGCCCTAAGCTGAACAGACTGAGCTTACGTTTCAGCAAAGCCATCCAAATGGACATCTATAACA GTCCCCTAATGCTTGGTGCTGCTGCCAGCGCTTTCTACATCAATGATGCTGCCACGATTCTGCCCAGATCTATTGTGGCTAAGACCAACGCATATcttgctggagctgctgctgatgttctgGAG GTCGGAGTGAGAACCGAGGGACTCCAGGAGGCTTTACTGAAAAACCCTGCACTTCGTGACAATGTTGACAGGATCACCAAGATGAAGCGTGTCATCAAGGCT CTCTCTGAGTTGAGGTCTCTGCCAGCCATGACACCTCTGGCCTCTGTCTATGTCAAATTCTTTGGAAAAGAAATTGCTTTTGCCAACATTGACAAGGCCATGATTGATCAGGCCATTGCG CTAGCCACCAGTCCCTCTGTTCAGGCACAAGGTTGGAACGCCATCAAGGCTCTGTTGTCTGGCGTTTCCTTCCAAATTGCGAAGCCTCTGCTGGTCACTGAGGTTAGGCGTATCCTGCCTACTGCTGTTGGTCTTCCAATGGAGCTCAGTATGTACACTGCTGCTGTGGCCGCTGCAGCCGTTCAAG TCAAGGCAGCCACATCACCAGCTCTGCCAGAAAACTTCCATCTTGCTCACCTTCTGAAGACAGAAATCCAGCTTGAGACTGAGATTAAACCAAG CATTGCTGTGAACACATTTGCTGTGATGGGGGTCAACACTGCCATACTCCAGGCTGCCATGATTTCAAGAGCTAGACTCAACTCCATTGTGCCTGCCAAAATCATTGCAAGTCTTGACATCAAGGAGGGCCACTTTAAGTTAGAAGTTCTGCCTGTTTCTGTGCCTGAAGAGGTTGCAGCTGTGTA TGTTGAGACTCTTGCTGTGACAAGAAATATTGAGGACCTTGCTTCTGCAAAAATGACTCCCATCATCCCTGCCAAAGTCTTGCAGGCCGTCTCAAGGGAGACGCTCACATCTAAGATTTTCTCATCTGCCGCTGATAGTTTG GCATCCTCAGAGATCATTCAGCACGATGTTGCAGATGCCAAGCccattataaaacacaaagttcagtTTGATAAGAAGTTCTGTGCTAAAGCTGTTGCCATTGGACTGAAGGGATGTTTGAAGGTCGCCACTGACAATGCTGGTTTTATCAGGGACGTTGTCCTGTACAAACTGGCTGGAAGCCACTCTATTGCTCTTTCTTTGAAACCAA TTGAAGGGGAAGTCATTGAGAGACTAGTGATGGAGGTTCAAGTTGGACCAAAGGCTGCAGAGAAGCTCCTTAAACAAATCAATCTGAGCGAAGAAATCACTGAGGGAAGACCAGTCTTGATGAAGCTAAAGAAAATCCTGGCTCCTGGTCTGTGGAATACCACCTCCTCCTCAAGCTCCAGTAGCTCTCGCTCAAGCGTGAGTTCTAGTTCTTCTTCCAGATCCACAACTCGTGTCAAAGCCGTCAATCCAGCTGATCCAACCAGAAgacttcacagcagcagcagcagcagcagcagccgcatcgccagccgcagcagcagccgcagcagcatccgcagcagcagcagcagccgcagcagcagcagcagcagcagccgcagcagcagcagcagcagccgcagcagcagcagcagcagcagcagcagcagacgtAGCTCCTCCAGATCTGTGAGCACATCTTCCAGGACCAGCTCTGCATCTAGCCTTGCATCGCTCTTCAGTGCTAGCTCAAGTTCTTCTCGCTCCAGCGCTCGTATCTCAAAG CAAGTGATTCATCGCCACAAGTTCCAGAAGAACCACAAGAAGCAG GGTCGCACCTCTCTAGTCACCTCAGCAGCACTTTCCAAGAGCAGAAGCAGCGCCTCAAGCTTTGAAGCCATCCGAAGACAG AACAAATTCCTTGGCAATGAACTAGCTCCTGCCTTTGCAGTTATCTTCCGTGCTGTCAGAGCTGATGGGAAGGTGATGGGATACCAACTGGCAACCTACTTAGACAAACCTAACACTAGACTTCAGATTATTCTGGCTGCCTTGGCAGCTGATGACAACTGGAAGTTCTGTGCTGATGGAGCTATGCTTAGCATGCACAAAGTCACA GCTAAAATCGGATGGGGAATTGAATGCAAGCAGTATGAAACCGCAATCACAGCCGAAACTGGTCTTGTTGGTCCAGACCCTGCAGCTCGCCTCAGAGTGGCCTGGGAAAGACTGCCTTCTGCTCTTATACGCAATGCAAAGAG GGTGTATGACTTGATTCCTGCTTACATGCTGAGTGGCTTGATTAAAGGAAAGGAAGCCAGCAGTGCCAAGCAGTTCTCATTAACAGTGGTTGCCACATCTGACAAGACCGTTGACTTCATTTGTAAAACACCATCA CATATTGTCTATAAGATGGCTGTCCATCTTCCCATCGCTCTGCCACTTGATGAAATCAAAGGTCTCACTCCCTTCGATGAACTTGCAGATAAAATCCATTACTTGTTTGCCAAGGCTGGGGCAG taCAATGTAGCTTCAACGGAAACACACTGACCACATTCAACAACAGAAGATACAAGAACGAGATGCCATTGTCTTGCTACCAAGTTCTGGCACAGGATTGCACTGATGAGCTGAAATTCATGGTTCTCCTGAAGAAGGATCACATTGAGCAGAACCATATCAATGTGAAAATTGCTGACAT TGATATTGACCTGTACCCAAAGAACACTGCTGTGATCGTGAAGGTCAATGGAATGGAAATACCCATCACCAATCTGCCATACCAGCATCCCACAG CTAAAATCCTGATCAGACCAAAGGGTGAAGGTATCGCTGTAAATGCTCCAAGCCATGGTCTTCATGAAGTGTACTTTGACAAGAACTCATGGACg GTTCAAGTTGTGGACTGGATGAAGGGACAGACCTGTGGACTCTGTGGTAAGGCTGATGGGGAAGTCAGACAGGAGTACCGCACACCCAACGGACGCGTGACCAAGAATGCTGTCAGTCAGGCTCATTCCTGGGTTCTGCCAGCCGAGAGCTGCAGGGACTCCACTG AGTGCCGTATGAAGCTGGAATCTGTGAAGTTGGAGAGGCAGGTAAACATCCATGGCCAGGACTCCAAATGCTATTCTGTTGAACCTGTGCTGCGTTGCCTGCCTGGCTGCTTCCCTGTGAAGACCACCACCATCACTGTTGGCTTCCACTGTGTGCCTGTTG CATCTGCTCTGAATCGCCCCGAGAGTTTGAGCAGCATCTACAACCACAGCGTGGACCTGAAGGAAACAGCAGAAGCCCACCTAGCCTGCAGCTGCAATGCTCAGTGTGCTTAA